A region of Paenibacillus sp. JNUCC-31 DNA encodes the following proteins:
- a CDS encoding Z-ring formation inhibitor MciZ encodes MNTYLTPQSVHVVGQARQVQLILKQWIREWGPDAKLSDMLAGRK; translated from the coding sequence ATGAACACTTATTTAACACCGCAATCCGTGCACGTGGTCGGACAAGCCAGACAAGTCCAGCTCATCCTCAAACAATGGATACGCGAGTGGGGTCCGGATGCCAAATTAAGCGACATGCTTGCTGGACGCAAATGA
- the spoIIM gene encoding stage II sporulation protein M yields MRSAFFTFKGQTSLYVFVAVLFLVGVIFGALMVNALSLEQRQDLEGYLGNFFMTVQHSGQVTETGTYWDIAMLHLKWVGLIFILGLSVIGLPGILVLDFLKGVLIGFTVGYLVGQYSWKGLLFALVSVAPHNLFVIPVLLICSVSAMTFSLYIIRNRVLMQRTTGNQRPFASYMVLTLVMAALLLGVASFETWVTPAMMRWVTPMLLPA; encoded by the coding sequence ATGCGTTCTGCCTTCTTCACATTTAAAGGTCAAACCTCGCTATATGTATTCGTGGCCGTCTTGTTTCTGGTCGGAGTCATCTTTGGTGCCCTGATGGTCAACGCCTTGTCTCTTGAGCAGCGTCAGGATCTGGAGGGGTATCTCGGCAATTTCTTTATGACGGTGCAGCACAGTGGGCAGGTGACCGAGACTGGTACCTATTGGGACATTGCCATGCTTCATTTGAAATGGGTGGGGCTCATTTTTATTCTGGGTTTATCGGTCATTGGCCTGCCGGGCATTTTGGTTCTCGATTTCCTGAAAGGGGTGCTCATTGGTTTTACAGTAGGTTATCTTGTTGGACAGTATTCCTGGAAAGGGCTTCTATTTGCATTGGTATCGGTTGCGCCACATAATCTATTCGTGATTCCTGTCCTGCTGATTTGCAGTGTGTCAGCGATGACCTTTTCATTATACATCATTCGGAACCGGGTATTGATGCAGCGGACAACAGGCAACCAGAGACCTTTTGCATCTTATATGGTGTTGACTCTCGTGATGGCTGCATTGTTGTTAGGTGTCGCCTCTTTTGAAACCTGGGTCACTCCCGCGATGATGCGCTGGGTCACGCCGATGCTGCTTCCAGCCTAG
- the lipB gene encoding lipoyl(octanoyl) transferase LipB gives MSKPLDVAYIPMLDYEEAWNRQKAIVQQLDEGEGAEQMLLLQHPPTYTIGSQNHPEHLLLSQEELREQGISLFQIDRGGDITYHGPGQLVGYPLLVLGRDEALDLHGYLRRLEQMIIDYLADQGIEAGRKEAYTGVWIGDLKIAAIGVKFNRCKHRRGFVTSHGFAFNITSGIQHAGFQGIIPCGIEQYGVTSLEDITGKSYTVEQVAQEIVPYFNRIFPYEITWITEKEAFHRL, from the coding sequence ATGAGCAAGCCGCTGGATGTTGCCTACATACCGATGCTTGATTATGAAGAAGCTTGGAACCGCCAGAAAGCGATTGTGCAGCAACTCGACGAGGGAGAAGGAGCGGAACAGATGCTGCTGCTCCAGCATCCGCCTACGTATACGATCGGTTCACAGAATCACCCGGAGCACCTGCTTCTTAGTCAGGAGGAACTGCGGGAGCAAGGCATCTCCTTGTTTCAAATTGACCGCGGCGGGGATATTACTTATCATGGCCCAGGCCAACTGGTAGGTTACCCGTTACTCGTGCTCGGGCGGGATGAAGCTTTGGATCTGCATGGCTATTTACGCAGGCTGGAACAGATGATTATTGATTACCTGGCTGATCAGGGGATTGAAGCGGGACGCAAAGAGGCTTACACGGGAGTATGGATCGGTGATCTGAAAATTGCCGCTATCGGCGTAAAGTTCAATCGGTGTAAACATCGTCGCGGTTTCGTGACGAGTCACGGATTTGCTTTTAATATCACTTCCGGCATTCAGCACGCAGGTTTTCAGGGGATTATTCCTTGTGGTATTGAGCAGTATGGTGTCACTTCGTTGGAGGATATCACAGGCAAGTCGTACACTGTGGAACAGGTTGCGCAGGAGATCGTTCCATACTTTAACCGGATCTTCCCGTATGAGATTACCTGGATTACAGAAAAAGAAGCCTTTCACCGTCTGTGA
- a CDS encoding ferric iron uptake transcriptional regulator translates to MEARIDKIKQQLQSQGYKLTPQREATVRVLLENEEDHLSAEDVFMLVKEKAPEIGLATVYRTLELLSELHVVEKINFGDGVARYDLRGDTSKHHHHHLICVQCGSMDEIREDWLGPLEERLEREFNFSVVDHRLDFHGICYRCKAKNDQKPKDEE, encoded by the coding sequence ATGGAAGCACGGATCGATAAAATTAAGCAGCAACTACAGTCCCAAGGATATAAATTAACGCCCCAGCGGGAAGCCACCGTAAGAGTACTTCTTGAGAATGAAGAAGATCATCTGAGCGCAGAGGACGTATTCATGCTCGTGAAAGAAAAGGCTCCCGAAATCGGTCTGGCAACCGTGTACCGTACCCTCGAACTGCTGAGTGAGCTGCATGTTGTAGAGAAAATCAACTTCGGCGACGGTGTAGCGCGTTATGATCTGCGCGGAGATACATCCAAGCATCACCATCATCACTTAATCTGTGTTCAATGCGGAAGTATGGATGAAATACGTGAAGACTGGCTTGGACCGCTTGAAGAGCGACTGGAGCGGGAATTTAATTTTTCGGTAGTAGATCACCGATTGGATTTTCATGGGATTTGTTACCGTTGCAAAGCTAAAAATGACCAGAAGCCCAAAGATGAAGAATAA
- a CDS encoding dihydrolipoamide acetyltransferase family protein yields the protein MSMKWIEVIMPQLAESLVSATIAKWLKKPGDRVEQYEPICEVITDKVNAEIPSTVDGIMGDLLVEEGTTIAVGEAICRMQVAASDEEAAEQVTPTTQQQNEAQGHVQQRTSYTPASGAASTGVHDPNQPMRNRYSPAVQSLAAEHGLNLQNIQGSGAGGRITRKDVLAFVAQGGNTGAASVQSSAAAGQHASSGVPSGSPFSGLNRVSGDLSVSAGETVPAADAGVPVRHSGIHLTESPKIPQIEVEGGGQGRSEYFIDVTPVRNAIARNMRQSVSEIPHAWTMIEVDVTNLVMLRNKLKDEFKRKEGINLTYLSFMMKGVVNAIKDYPIMNSVWAVDKIIVKRDINLSMAVGTEDSVLTPVIKHADQRNIAGLAREIDDLARKTREGTLKLDHMQGGTFTVNNTGSFGSILSQPIINYPQAAILTFESIVKKPVVINDMIAVRSMANLCLSLDHRILDGVICGRFLQRVKENLEGYTMDTKVY from the coding sequence CGATAAAGTCAATGCTGAGATTCCATCCACTGTAGATGGAATTATGGGCGATCTTTTGGTGGAAGAGGGCACAACCATTGCTGTAGGTGAAGCCATTTGCCGCATGCAGGTGGCAGCTTCTGATGAGGAAGCGGCAGAGCAAGTAACACCAACCACGCAGCAGCAGAATGAGGCTCAAGGCCATGTACAACAGCGTACGAGTTACACACCTGCATCAGGTGCAGCGAGTACGGGAGTTCATGATCCCAATCAGCCAATGCGCAACCGGTATTCCCCTGCAGTGCAATCACTGGCAGCCGAACACGGTCTGAACTTGCAGAATATTCAGGGTTCTGGAGCAGGTGGGCGGATTACTCGTAAGGATGTGCTGGCTTTCGTTGCCCAGGGTGGAAACACGGGTGCAGCGTCTGTTCAGTCTTCTGCTGCAGCTGGACAGCATGCCTCTTCGGGAGTGCCTTCAGGTTCTCCTTTTAGCGGATTGAATCGGGTGAGTGGAGACTTGAGTGTATCAGCGGGAGAGACAGTCCCTGCAGCCGACGCAGGCGTTCCTGTAAGACATTCCGGCATACATCTGACCGAAAGTCCGAAAATCCCACAAATCGAAGTCGAGGGCGGCGGACAGGGAAGATCGGAGTATTTCATCGACGTTACCCCAGTTCGAAATGCGATTGCTCGTAATATGCGTCAAAGCGTATCGGAAATCCCGCACGCGTGGACGATGATTGAAGTGGACGTGACCAATCTGGTGATGCTGCGCAACAAACTCAAGGATGAGTTCAAGCGTAAGGAAGGCATCAACCTGACGTATCTGTCCTTCATGATGAAGGGTGTCGTCAACGCAATTAAAGACTATCCAATCATGAACTCTGTTTGGGCTGTCGACAAAATTATTGTCAAACGGGATATCAACCTGTCCATGGCGGTGGGTACAGAAGACTCTGTGCTGACACCTGTTATCAAACATGCGGATCAGCGCAATATCGCTGGACTGGCTCGCGAGATTGATGATCTGGCACGTAAAACACGTGAAGGTACTTTGAAGCTGGACCATATGCAGGGAGGTACATTCACGGTCAACAATACGGGATCATTTGGTTCGATTCTGTCGCAACCTATTATTAACTACCCGCAGGCGGCGATTCTTACATTTGAGTCCATTGTCAAGAAACCTGTGGTCATCAATGACATGATTGCTGTCCGTTCCATGGCGAACCTTTGTCTTTCCTTGGATCATCGTATTCTGGATGGAGTCATCTGCGGACGTTTCCTGCAACGTGTAAAAGAAAACCTCGAAGGTTACACAATGGATACCAAAGTGTATTAA
- a CDS encoding endonuclease Q family protein, which translates to MDEQRTSSAMWEPCYADLHIHIGRTSRGEAVKISGSRDLTFENIAREASDRKGIRLLGVIDCHSPVVQMDIEQLLENGTMTEVEGGGIAYQDTTILLGTELELREPEMREFHMLAYFRALSTMKSFTDWMKRYMKNVNLSSQRVYVPALEMQAEIKARGGLIVPAHVFTPHKGIYGSTAPRMADVLDTNLIDAVELGLSSDSSMASYIRELDQVPFLTNSDAHSLGKIGREYNELQLAKPSFDEFNMALKGEEGRRITANYGLNPRLGKYHRTYCASCGSIMDEHAMSAERCPHCGSVKLVQGVLDRILAIADRENPHVPASRPAYQYQVPLEFIPGLGKAKLRLLLDHFGTEMNVLHLTSEDELAAVVGPVLAGLIVAARDGELVLSSGGGGTYGKVTAREVTE; encoded by the coding sequence ATGGATGAGCAACGGACATCATCTGCAATGTGGGAGCCGTGTTATGCAGACCTTCATATTCATATCGGACGAACTTCGCGCGGGGAAGCCGTTAAAATTAGTGGCAGCCGGGATCTGACATTTGAGAACATTGCTCGGGAAGCTTCGGATCGCAAAGGCATTCGTTTACTCGGCGTCATTGATTGTCATTCTCCCGTGGTACAGATGGATATCGAGCAGTTGCTGGAGAACGGCACCATGACCGAGGTAGAGGGCGGAGGAATTGCGTATCAGGATACAACGATCCTGCTAGGTACGGAGCTGGAACTGCGCGAACCGGAAATGCGGGAATTTCATATGCTTGCCTATTTCCGGGCTCTAAGCACGATGAAGTCCTTTACGGACTGGATGAAACGGTATATGAAAAATGTGAACCTTAGTTCTCAGCGAGTCTATGTACCCGCTCTGGAGATGCAGGCCGAGATTAAGGCCCGTGGTGGACTGATTGTGCCTGCACATGTTTTTACACCGCATAAGGGCATATATGGCAGTACGGCTCCTCGTATGGCTGATGTGCTGGATACGAACCTGATCGATGCAGTCGAGCTTGGCCTAAGCTCCGACTCATCCATGGCCAGTTACATTCGGGAACTGGATCAGGTCCCCTTTCTGACCAACTCGGATGCACATTCTCTGGGCAAGATCGGACGAGAGTACAATGAGTTGCAACTCGCGAAACCTTCTTTTGACGAATTCAACATGGCACTTAAAGGAGAGGAGGGCAGAAGAATTACCGCCAATTACGGTTTGAATCCAAGACTCGGCAAATATCACCGTACCTATTGTGCATCCTGTGGAAGTATTATGGACGAACATGCAATGTCAGCAGAACGCTGTCCACACTGTGGCAGTGTGAAGCTTGTTCAGGGCGTGCTTGATCGCATATTGGCGATCGCTGACCGGGAGAATCCGCATGTCCCTGCCAGCAGGCCAGCCTATCAATACCAGGTGCCGCTGGAATTCATCCCAGGACTGGGTAAAGCCAAACTGCGCCTGCTGCTGGACCATTTTGGCACGGAAATGAACGTACTCCATCTGACAAGTGAAGATGAACTTGCAGCGGTGGTAGGACCCGTTCTGGCAGGACTTATCGTTGCTGCTCGAGATGGTGAACTGGTGCTCTCTTCCGGCGGTGGAGGTACTTATGGGAAAGTAACCGCCAGAGAAGTAACAGAGTAG
- the prli42 gene encoding stressosome-associated protein Prli42: MQKKKWFRIIIYLMLLAMIGSTLFIALEPLLFG; encoded by the coding sequence ATGCAAAAAAAGAAATGGTTCCGCATCATTATCTATCTCATGCTGCTCGCCATGATTGGGTCCACCCTTTTCATCGCGCTCGAACCTTTATTGTTCGGATAG
- a CDS encoding NUDIX domain-containing protein produces MKPTNSTNHIHPANPKLDEETISTQPIFEGKVISLQVDTVKLPNGQTATREIIRHPGAVAVLALNGDRMLVVDQYRQAMGRTEVEIPAGKLDPGEEPEVAAARELREETGYVAKSLQHLRSFYTSPGFADEIIHLYIAEELEAGDMALDEDEFLEVSEITIEEAYQLMDENRISDAKTMMAVYAWDLYKTTGRF; encoded by the coding sequence ATGAAACCAACGAATTCAACCAATCATATACACCCGGCTAATCCGAAACTGGATGAAGAGACGATATCCACACAGCCCATTTTTGAAGGTAAAGTTATTTCACTTCAAGTCGACACGGTTAAGCTCCCCAATGGGCAGACCGCTACCCGTGAGATTATCCGTCATCCTGGAGCGGTAGCGGTCCTAGCCCTGAATGGAGATCGCATGCTGGTTGTTGATCAATATCGTCAGGCTATGGGACGTACCGAAGTGGAGATTCCAGCAGGTAAACTGGACCCAGGAGAAGAGCCTGAAGTGGCAGCGGCACGTGAATTGCGCGAAGAGACTGGTTATGTAGCCAAATCACTGCAGCATCTGCGTTCGTTTTACACATCGCCAGGTTTTGCGGATGAGATCATCCATTTGTACATCGCCGAGGAGCTGGAAGCCGGGGATATGGCTCTGGATGAAGATGAATTTCTGGAAGTATCCGAAATTACGATCGAAGAAGCATACCAGCTGATGGATGAGAACCGGATTAGTGATGCCAAAACGATGATGGCTGTATATGCGTGGGACCTATACAAAACGACAGGACGGTTTTAA
- a CDS encoding M20/M25/M40 family metallo-hydrolase, giving the protein MIKQQRVIDQFMELVQMDSETTHEQNISEVLKEQFTQLGLNVYEDDTTEKTGHGAGNLVITWEAEGNEAAAPIFFTCHMDTVTPGQGIKPQLGEDGWIRSDGTTILGADDKAGIAALFEAIRVIQENNMPHGKIQFVITVGEESGLVGARAMNPKDIEAEFGYALDSNGAVGTICVAAPARAEIEMKIYGKSAHAGVNPEDGISAIQVAAKAIAAMKLGRIDEETTANIGKFQGGSALNVVCDFVQIEAEARSIVQEKVELQIAQMREALETTCRKYGATAEFRSEILYPAFGFHDEHEVVQLAQRAIRSLGLETSTFASGGGSDANIFNGFNIPTVNLAVGYEDIHTTKERIRAEDIVKLSEVVVAIIQETAASQK; this is encoded by the coding sequence ATGATAAAACAGCAGCGTGTCATTGATCAGTTTATGGAACTGGTGCAAATGGATAGTGAGACAACCCATGAGCAGAATATATCAGAAGTATTAAAAGAACAATTTACTCAGCTGGGCCTCAACGTATATGAGGATGATACGACGGAAAAAACCGGACATGGTGCAGGGAATCTAGTTATTACCTGGGAAGCCGAGGGGAATGAAGCGGCCGCACCGATTTTTTTTACATGCCATATGGATACTGTAACACCGGGACAGGGGATTAAACCTCAGCTCGGTGAAGACGGTTGGATTCGCAGTGATGGTACGACAATTCTGGGTGCAGATGATAAGGCGGGGATTGCCGCTTTGTTTGAAGCCATTCGGGTCATCCAGGAGAACAACATGCCGCATGGTAAAATTCAGTTCGTGATCACTGTAGGTGAAGAATCAGGCCTGGTCGGAGCACGTGCCATGAATCCGAAGGATATTGAAGCTGAGTTCGGTTATGCACTGGATTCCAACGGAGCTGTGGGTACAATTTGTGTGGCAGCACCGGCCAGAGCAGAAATTGAAATGAAGATCTATGGGAAATCCGCTCATGCGGGCGTGAATCCGGAAGATGGCATCAGCGCCATTCAGGTGGCTGCCAAAGCGATTGCGGCAATGAAGCTGGGACGGATAGATGAAGAGACTACAGCGAACATCGGCAAATTTCAGGGCGGATCAGCGCTGAACGTTGTTTGCGATTTTGTGCAGATTGAAGCGGAGGCTCGCAGCATTGTGCAGGAAAAAGTGGAATTGCAAATTGCACAAATGCGTGAAGCATTGGAAACAACATGCCGCAAATATGGTGCAACAGCTGAATTCAGAAGTGAAATCCTGTATCCTGCATTTGGCTTCCATGATGAGCATGAGGTTGTTCAGCTTGCACAACGTGCCATTCGCAGCCTGGGGCTGGAGACCAGCACGTTTGCATCCGGTGGCGGCAGTGATGCCAACATCTTCAATGGTTTCAACATTCCTACGGTCAATCTGGCAGTAGGTTATGAAGATATTCATACTACAAAAGAACGCATTCGCGCTGAAGATATTGTGAAGCTGTCCGAAGTGGTCGTGGCGATTATTCAGGAAACGGCTGCGAGCCAGAAGTAA